In bacterium CG_4_10_14_0_2_um_filter_33_32, the sequence GCGAGATGCGCGGGCTTGAGTGGGGACGACTTTACGAGGAGTATCACAAAAAATCATATAACCCAGTTAAAATATCAGCCGAGGTGCACAAGCTCTACGGTGATCCGTATATCAAAAATCGCAAAGGTATTTTTGAGTTTATTCTAGGTGGCTCTGTTGATACCAAATTGCTTGGAGTTCGAATTTTTGATGAAGCAACCAAAAAAGCGGTTTATGCAACACAAACCGCTAAAGCAGAGAAAAAAGGCGAATCAAACTGCCCGCATTGTGCTATTGGACACGACGCAAACAAAGAGAAAATTTGGAGTTTGAGCGAAATGGACGCCGATCATGTAGCGGCTTGGAGTAAGGGTGGCGCAACTTCGGCAAAAAATTGTCAAATGTTGTGTAAGACACACAACCGAGCAAAAGGAAATCGATAAAAATATGTCCAAAATCGAAGAAATCTTATAATCAAATAGTAATGGTTAGGAGTGAACTTATAGGATTAATTATCAAAGATATTCTATTAAATAGTGCATATAATTAATTGATAAGGAGTAAAATTATGGAAAATCAAATTCAATCAACTGGTTGCTGTGAACCATTTGATCCTGAGCCTTGGCAAGATAAAGAGATCACATGGGATAATAAACTTTTTGTTAAAGATCATGTAACAAGTTTTCTGCATATACCACTAAATATGGGTGGGAAAATTATCAAAAACATGGCGCTAATTGAAAAAGCTCAAGCTAAAGCACCCTATCAATTAATGCTGACTGATGAAAAATCTTTATGGGGTGCTGACATTTATATTGATGTTACTAAGGAAGTTCCCGGCGCTCAAATGGCAACTCTTTCTGGTACTTTTTTAACAAAGGTTTTTGAAGGTCCTTATCAGAATGCCGGTAAGTGGGCACAGGAAATGGCAGAATACACTAAAAGTAAGGGCAAGGAGTTAAAGAAATTGTATTTTTCTTATACCACTTGTCCAAAATGCGCTAAAGTATACGGAAAAAATTATGTTATTCTTTTCGCAAAGATAGATTAACGATTTGTCGTTAAGGAAAAAAATAAACATAAAAATTCCAACTAAAAGTTTATTTTTTTAAACGAAGTCAAAAAGATTAGCTAATGAACAGAAGCAGTCCCTGAGATGATTAGCTTAGTAAAAAATGTTATTATTATTGCAGCGAATTACTAAAGGAGGTGCTTCAAATGGATAATTTACTTTTAATTTTCGGCTGGAGTTCACCAATTGGTCTGGGTATATTTCTGATATGCTTAGGTGGTATGATTTATTTACTATCCAAAACTAAAGACACTAACAAATAGTTTTAATTATAAGTTAAATAGATCATTTTTTAGTAGAGATAGAAATGTTATTTTATAAAAATTTTTAAATTTACTTTTCCAATAAATTATTAATTTTCTTCTGATCCAATTTTCTATATTGTCCGATTTTTAGATTTTCCAAGGTAAGATTGTCAACTCTTACTCTTTTAAGCTGCGAAACTTTTTTGCCAAAATTTTCGATAATTCTCCGCACGATTCTTTTTTTGCCTGAATGCAAAATCATTTTATAATTATTTTTTGATGTTTCTTCAAATAAATCAGGTTTTATAAAACCATCTTCTAGTTTTACGCCTTTTTTGATTTTTATAATTTCTTCTTGTGCTAATGGTTTATTGGTGATAATTGAATATTCTTTTTCTTTTTCATATTTTGGGTGAGTCAGCTTTTGGGTGAGTTCTCCATCGTTAGTTAGAATAATTAAGCCTGAAGTAAATTTATCTAATCTTCCAACTGGCCAAACAGGCGGATTTTTTGGTGCAAGGTCGGTTATTAAATATTGTGCATGTTTATCTTTAGTTGTCGTTACATATCCTACAGGTTTATATAATAAATAGTAGACTTTTTCTTGCGGTTTGATTTTTTTATTGCCGATTTCGATAGTGTCTTGTTTAGGATTAATTCTATCTGCAACTTTTGCTAATGTTCTGTTAACTTTAATAGCGCCGCTTTTTATAAGTTCTTCGCATTTCCTTCTGGAGCATAATCCGCTTGAGGCTAAATATTTTGCAATTTTTATTTTTTCCATACGACTTTATAATATCACTTTTTATTGCTAAAATTTAAATATGATAAGTTTAATTTTTAATAAAAAGAAAAGTCAGAAAAACCTTTTCTGTTTTTCCCCAGAAATAATGTTAGCTACTTTTACTGTTGAATTTATTTTGGCAGGTTATTCTTATTTTAAATATCGAACAACAAGATTTGGGAGAGGTGTTATTGCAACTCTTTTATTATTGGGGATTTTTCAGCTTTCAGAATTTTATATCTGTAGGAATTCTAATCCTCTTTTCTGGTCAAGGGTTGGATTTTTTTCCATCACTTTGTTACCGGTATTGGGGTTATATTTGGTATCAATAGTTAAGCGAACTTCTGTCTTTATAAAGATGGGGTATGTATTTGCCGCCGGGTTTGCTTTGTATTATCTTTTAATGCCTAAGTCTATCGAAGGTGCGGTATGTGGGGGAAACTATGTAATTTTTAATGGCTCAAGAGGGCTTTATGTATTTTATGGATTTTATTATTTCGGTTTTTTATTTTTAGCTATGTGGGAAGCGTTTGAAGGAATAAAAGGGAAAATCAAAAATACAATTCTCAAAAAGATTCTTTTTTGGTTTATCATAGGATATTTATCTTTTGTTTTACCACTTTCCTTGGTTTATATATTTATTGCTGGTTCTAGAATTGCCGTTGCTTCAATAATGTGCGGATTTGCGATAGTTTTTGCATTTATCTTAACTTTTAAAATCGCGCCTTATTACAATAAGTTAAGTCATTATATTGGTAAGATAATAGAAGTAAAAATCGATAGACCAAAAGGATCAAAGCACCCAAAGCATTCTTATATTTATCCTATTAATTATGGATATATACCCGGCATAAAGGGCTTGGATGGAGAAGAGATAGGTGTTTATATATTAGGTATCAATAAACCTATAAAGAATTTTAAAGGAAAATGCATTGTTATTATAGAAAGAGAAGATGATAATGATGACAAGCTTGTAGTTGTGCCTGATGGTACAAATTTTACTGATAAAAATATCCAAGAGATTACATATTTTCAAGAAAAATATTTTAATTCGAAAATAATAAGGTAAAAAATGTTTTATGATATAGCAAAAATAAAAATGAAAGCAGGTGATGGCGGAAACGGTGTTGTAAGTTTCAGGCACGAACGATATAAAGCAAAAGGCGGACCAGATGGAGGTGATGGCGGACGTGGAGGTTCTGTATCTTTTAAGGCAGATTCTAGCTTGGGAACCTTGGCTTTTTTTATTACAAAGAAAAACTTTTCTGCAGAAAACGGAGGTAACGGAGGAAGAAATGACAGACACGGGAAAAATGGCGAAGAATTAATTTTAGAAGTTCCTCTAGGAACAATGGTTTTTGATAATAAGACAAACGAGCTTTTATACGACCTTTCAGAGGATAATGAAATAGTAGAAGTAGCCAAAGGCGGCAGGGGCGGTTTTGGTAACGCGCATTTTGCCACA encodes:
- a CDS encoding pseudouridine synthase, with amino-acid sequence MEKIKIAKYLASSGLCSRRKCEELIKSGAIKVNRTLAKVADRINPKQDTIEIGNKKIKPQEKVYYLLYKPVGYVTTTKDKHAQYLITDLAPKNPPVWPVGRLDKFTSGLIILTNDGELTQKLTHPKYEKEKEYSIITNKPLAQEEIIKIKKGVKLEDGFIKPDLFEETSKNNYKMILHSGKKRIVRRIIENFGKKVSQLKRVRVDNLTLENLKIGQYRKLDQKKINNLLEK
- a CDS encoding inorganic pyrophosphatase, translated to MAPYYNKLSHYIGKIIEVKIDRPKGSKHPKHSYIYPINYGYIPGIKGLDGEEIGVYILGINKPIKNFKGKCIVIIEREDDNDDKLVVVPDGTNFTDKNIQEITYFQEKYFNSKIIR